Proteins found in one Arthrobacter pascens genomic segment:
- a CDS encoding TFIIB-type zinc ribbon-containing protein has translation MKCPVDSIDLVMTERSGVEIDYCPQCRGVWLDRGELDKIIDRAADSLGGAAPAPARPAAPAPGIVPPPLYQNFEPRREQPRYEQPRYDDRNYGKQGYDRDRDRDRRGHKKKEGWLGDLFDF, from the coding sequence ATGAAATGTCCTGTGGATTCCATTGACCTGGTAATGACCGAACGAAGTGGCGTGGAGATTGACTACTGCCCCCAGTGCCGTGGCGTGTGGCTGGACCGGGGTGAACTGGACAAGATCATTGACCGCGCAGCCGATTCCCTCGGCGGCGCGGCCCCGGCACCTGCCCGTCCGGCAGCCCCGGCCCCCGGCATAGTGCCGCCACCGCTGTACCAGAATTTCGAACCCCGCCGCGAGCAGCCCCGTTACGAGCAGCCCCGCTACGATGACCGGAACTACGGCAAGCAGGGCTACGACCGTGACCGTGACCGCGACCGCCGCGGGCACAAGAAGAAGGAAGGCTGGCTGGGGGACCTGTTCGACTTCTAG